One Sphingopyxis macrogoltabida genomic region harbors:
- a CDS encoding DUF389 domain-containing protein, with protein sequence MAGHHPGVPGLGDAPFNAGGRRSARTGPGRETRDDDDDDAAEEDDHGRALTLASVARDARFNQKFLLLITLSAAIATLGLLQGSAAVVIGAMLVSPLLGPIMGVGFGLATLESSLIKRSLATMAAGMAVAVLVAMLIIWLSPIKDVTPEIRARTQPTLLDLGVAVVGGIAGVYAIMRKLSGVMVGVAIATALVPPLSTIGFGLATGRFDFALGAALLFLTNTLAIAFAATIVARLNRFGPSLTPQHTAMQVVGIAATLGVLSIPLALSLNSIVREIGARTTVQSELAALLGKDDRVDSLNVRIENDEIAIDGVVLVDRYASQLNANLARAVRDKARRNVRVSIVQLRQQTNAAAQFEERLNQRLAALEQREEESRAILTGLTVGDLVARDRVLIDAQARRVVVQRDREEESAEVAAAVDRIMASVQARYPQWLVQNGSLTAAEAPPATGTAGE encoded by the coding sequence GTGGCGGGTCACCACCCCGGAGTCCCCGGACTGGGCGACGCACCGTTCAACGCCGGTGGTCGCCGGTCTGCGCGGACGGGGCCAGGCCGCGAGACCCGCGACGATGACGACGACGATGCGGCCGAAGAAGACGATCACGGCCGCGCGCTGACGTTGGCAAGCGTCGCGCGCGATGCGCGATTCAATCAAAAATTTCTGCTGCTGATCACCTTGTCGGCGGCGATCGCGACCTTGGGCCTGCTCCAGGGCTCGGCGGCGGTGGTCATCGGCGCGATGCTCGTGTCGCCGCTGCTGGGCCCCATCATGGGGGTCGGTTTCGGGCTCGCGACGCTTGAAAGCAGCCTGATCAAGCGCTCGCTGGCGACGATGGCGGCGGGCATGGCTGTCGCGGTGCTGGTCGCGATGCTGATCATCTGGCTCTCGCCGATCAAGGACGTAACGCCCGAAATCAGGGCGCGGACGCAACCGACCCTGCTCGACCTCGGCGTCGCGGTCGTCGGCGGCATCGCCGGCGTTTATGCGATCATGCGCAAGCTGTCGGGGGTGATGGTCGGGGTCGCGATCGCGACCGCGCTGGTGCCGCCGCTTTCGACGATCGGCTTCGGCCTCGCGACGGGGCGTTTCGACTTCGCACTCGGCGCGGCTTTGCTCTTCCTTACCAATACGCTCGCCATCGCGTTTGCGGCGACGATCGTCGCGCGGCTCAATCGGTTCGGCCCCTCGTTGACGCCGCAGCACACAGCGATGCAGGTGGTCGGCATCGCCGCGACGCTCGGTGTCCTCTCGATCCCGCTGGCGCTGTCGCTGAATAGTATCGTCCGCGAAATCGGCGCGCGTACGACGGTACAATCCGAACTCGCGGCGCTGCTCGGCAAGGATGACCGCGTCGACAGCCTGAACGTCCGGATCGAGAATGACGAGATCGCGATCGACGGGGTGGTGCTGGTCGACCGCTATGCGTCGCAGCTCAACGCCAACCTTGCCCGCGCCGTGCGCGACAAGGCGCGCCGCAACGTCCGCGTCAGCATCGTCCAGCTCAGGCAGCAGACCAACGCCGCCGCGCAGTTCGAGGAACGGCTGAACCAGCGCCTCGCGGCGCTCGAACAGCGCGAGGAGGAAAGCCGGGCGATCCTCACCGGGCTAACCGTCGGCGACCTGGTGGCGCGCGACCGGGTGCTGATCGACGCGCAGGCGAGGCGGGTGGTCGTCCAGCGCGATCGCGAAGAAGAAAGCGCCGAGGTCGCCGCCGCGGTCGACCGGATCATGGCGTCGGTACAGGCGCGTTATCCGCAGTGGCTGGTCCAGAATGGCTCCCTGACCGCAGCCGAAGCGCCCCCGGCCACAGGCACCGCCGGCGAATAA
- a CDS encoding electron transfer flavoprotein subunit alpha/FixB family protein, whose protein sequence is MKTLVWVEHDGSAVKDATLAAVTAAAKLGEVHLLVAGSGVDGVAKAAAGIAGVGKVHVADNAAFGHNLPENIAPLVADLMGSHDAFVAPATTTGKNIAPRVAALLDVMQISEILSVEGPKTFTRPIYAGNAIATVESSDAKLVLTVRGTAFEKAASTGGSGAVEAVSAGGDTGISSFVGAEIAKQDRPELTSAKIIVSGGRALGSSEKYQEVIVPLADKLGAALGASRAAVDAGYVPNDYQVGQTGKIVAPEVYFAIGISGAIQHLAGMKDSKTIVAINKDEDAPIFQVADFGLVADLFSAVPELTGKI, encoded by the coding sequence ATGAAAACGCTCGTTTGGGTCGAACATGACGGCAGCGCCGTCAAGGATGCCACGCTCGCTGCGGTGACCGCCGCCGCGAAGCTCGGCGAAGTCCACCTGCTCGTCGCCGGTAGCGGCGTCGATGGCGTCGCCAAGGCGGCCGCCGGCATCGCCGGCGTCGGCAAGGTCCATGTCGCCGACAATGCCGCTTTCGGTCACAACCTGCCCGAAAACATTGCGCCGCTCGTCGCCGACCTCATGGGTTCGCACGATGCGTTCGTCGCGCCCGCCACCACGACCGGCAAGAATATCGCGCCGCGCGTCGCAGCCTTGCTCGACGTCATGCAGATTTCGGAAATCCTGTCGGTCGAGGGTCCGAAGACCTTCACCCGTCCGATCTACGCCGGCAACGCGATCGCGACCGTCGAATCGTCGGACGCGAAACTCGTTCTGACCGTCCGCGGCACCGCCTTTGAAAAGGCCGCCAGCACCGGTGGTTCGGGTGCGGTCGAAGCCGTCTCGGCGGGTGGCGACACCGGCATCTCGAGCTTCGTCGGCGCTGAAATCGCCAAGCAGGATCGCCCCGAGCTGACCTCGGCGAAGATCATCGTCTCGGGCGGCCGCGCGCTGGGTTCGAGCGAGAAATATCAGGAAGTCATCGTCCCGCTCGCCGACAAGCTCGGCGCCGCGCTCGGCGCTTCGCGCGCCGCGGTCGATGCGGGCTATGTCCCCAACGACTATCAGGTCGGCCAGACCGGCAAGATCGTCGCGCCGGAAGTTTACTTCGCGATCGGCATCTCGGGCGCGATCCAGCATCTCGCCGGGATGAAGGATTCGAAGACGATCGTCGCGATCAACAAGGACGAAGACGCGCCGATCTTCCAGGTCGCCGACTTCGGCCTCGTCGCCGATCTGTTCAGCGCCGTTCCCGAACTGACCGGGAAAATCTAA
- a CDS encoding electron transfer flavoprotein subunit beta/FixA family protein, with protein sequence MKILVPVKRVLDYNVKPRVKSDGTGVDLANVKMSMNPFDEIGVEEAIRLKEKGVATEIVAVSVGPAKAQETLRTALAMGADRAILVQTDDEVEPLALAKIFKAIADAEQPGLVILGKQAIDGDNNQTGQMLAALTGWAQGTFASAVNVEGDHVSVTREVDGGLETVKLKLPAIVTTDLRLNEPRYASLPNIMKAKSKPLDTKSPADYGVDTTPRVKTVKVSEPPVRSAGVKVADVDDLVAKLKALGVHS encoded by the coding sequence ATGAAAATCCTCGTCCCCGTCAAGCGGGTGCTCGATTACAACGTGAAGCCGCGGGTCAAGTCCGACGGCACAGGCGTTGACCTTGCGAATGTGAAGATGTCGATGAACCCGTTCGACGAGATCGGCGTCGAAGAGGCGATCCGCCTGAAGGAAAAGGGCGTCGCGACCGAGATCGTCGCGGTTAGCGTCGGCCCGGCGAAGGCGCAGGAAACGCTGCGCACCGCGCTCGCGATGGGCGCCGACCGCGCGATCCTCGTCCAGACCGACGACGAAGTCGAACCGCTCGCGCTCGCCAAGATCTTCAAGGCGATTGCCGATGCCGAACAGCCGGGCCTCGTGATCCTCGGCAAGCAGGCAATCGACGGCGACAACAACCAGACCGGCCAGATGCTCGCTGCGCTGACCGGCTGGGCGCAGGGTACCTTCGCCAGCGCCGTCAACGTCGAAGGCGATCATGTCAGCGTGACGCGTGAAGTCGATGGCGGCCTCGAAACGGTGAAGCTCAAGCTTCCCGCGATCGTCACCACCGACCTGCGCCTCAACGAGCCGCGCTATGCCTCGCTGCCGAACATCATGAAGGCGAAGTCGAAGCCGCTTGATACCAAGTCGCCCGCCGACTACGGCGTCGACACCACGCCGCGCGTCAAGACGGTCAAGGTATCGGAACCGCCCGTCCGCTCGGCCGGCGTCAAGGTTGCCGACGTCGATGATCTGGTTGCCAAGCTCAAAGCGCTGGGAGTGCATTCATGA
- the sucC gene encoding ADP-forming succinate--CoA ligase subunit beta, whose product MNIHEYQAKELLAKFGVAVPKGIAAMSVEEAVAAAKQLPGPLYVVKSQIHAGGRGKGKFKELGPDAKGGVRLAKSIEEVEAHAKDMLGNTLVTIQTGEAGKQVNRLYITDGADIKQEFYLALLVDRASSRIAVVASTEGGMDIETVAHDTPEKIHTITIDPATGLQPHHGRSVAAALGLEGDLAKQAAKVLAGLYAAFLGTDAEQIEINPLAVCEGKDGDELLVLDAKVGFDGNAMFRHKDLAELRDLTEEDPAEVEASEYDLAYIKLDGNIGCMVNGAGLAMSTMDIIKLNGEFPANFLDVGGGASKEKVTAAFKIILKDPAVKGILVNIFGGIMKCDIIADGIVAAAKEVNLSVPLVVRLEGTNVQQGKDILANSGLPIVAANDLGDAAKKIVAEVRAVA is encoded by the coding sequence ATGAACATCCACGAATATCAGGCGAAAGAACTGCTCGCGAAATTTGGCGTCGCCGTGCCCAAGGGCATTGCCGCGATGAGTGTCGAGGAAGCCGTCGCCGCGGCGAAGCAGCTCCCCGGGCCGCTCTATGTCGTCAAGTCGCAGATCCACGCGGGCGGCCGCGGCAAGGGCAAGTTCAAGGAGCTCGGCCCCGATGCGAAAGGCGGTGTCCGCCTTGCCAAGAGCATCGAGGAAGTCGAAGCGCACGCCAAGGACATGCTCGGCAACACGCTGGTGACGATCCAGACCGGCGAAGCCGGCAAGCAGGTCAACCGGCTCTACATCACCGACGGCGCCGACATTAAGCAGGAATTCTATCTCGCCCTGCTCGTCGATCGCGCCAGCAGCCGCATCGCGGTCGTCGCCTCGACCGAAGGCGGCATGGACATCGAAACCGTTGCGCACGACACACCGGAAAAGATCCACACGATCACCATCGATCCCGCCACGGGGCTCCAGCCGCACCATGGCCGCAGCGTCGCCGCAGCACTCGGGCTGGAAGGCGACCTCGCAAAGCAGGCGGCCAAGGTTCTCGCCGGGCTGTATGCAGCCTTCCTCGGCACCGACGCCGAACAGATCGAAATCAACCCGCTCGCCGTATGCGAAGGCAAGGATGGTGACGAACTGCTCGTCCTTGATGCCAAGGTCGGGTTCGACGGCAATGCCATGTTCCGCCACAAGGACCTCGCCGAACTGCGCGACCTGACCGAAGAAGACCCGGCCGAGGTCGAGGCGTCGGAATATGACCTCGCCTACATCAAGCTCGACGGCAACATCGGCTGCATGGTCAACGGCGCCGGTCTCGCGATGTCGACGATGGACATCATCAAGCTGAACGGCGAATTCCCTGCCAACTTCCTCGACGTCGGCGGCGGTGCTTCGAAGGAAAAGGTCACCGCGGCGTTCAAGATCATCCTCAAGGATCCCGCCGTGAAGGGTATCCTCGTCAACATCTTCGGCGGGATCATGAAGTGCGACATCATCGCCGACGGCATCGTTGCTGCGGCGAAGGAAGTGAACCTCTCGGTTCCGCTCGTCGTCCGCCTCGAAGGCACCAACGTTCAGCAGGGCAAGGACATCCTCGCCAACTCGGGGCTGCCGATCGTTGCGGCCAACGATCTCGGCGACGCAGCAAAGAAGATCGTCGCGGAAGTTCGCGCCGTTGCGTGA